The Ammospiza caudacuta isolate bAmmCau1 chromosome 17, bAmmCau1.pri, whole genome shotgun sequence genome has a segment encoding these proteins:
- the LOC131565404 gene encoding PHD finger protein 7-like: MSDRKQEGPGAREPACMLCRRAEADPDMCGDKLQKGGLCAHVFCMFFATLLFQQETDRGGLMGFLPRDLLIAVRRAAQKRCCVCGQSGATIMCCREHCDRWFHLPCTKEGGCVNVYVTPFSSFCPEHRPEQVVEATPEPDTVCLICLEPVEDRKTFTTLVCPTCKRAWFHRDCIQGQALRAGAMYFQCPLCRDSGEFPVEMFILGIRVPFRQPTWEDNDAFADLGVRHGQCNAKDCLYPRGREEAEEQG, translated from the exons ATGTCTGACAGAAAGCAGGAGGGTCCTGGTGCTAGGGAGCCAG cctgcatgCTGTGTCGCCGTGCCGAGGCTGACCCGGACATGTGCGGTGACAAACTGCAGAAGggtgggctctgtgcccacgtGTTCTGCATG TTCTTCGCCACTCTACTATTTCAACAAGAGACGGACCGCGGGGGACTCATGGGCTTTCTCCCTCGAGATCTCCTAATTGCAGTGCGGCGGGCGGCACAGAAG CGCTGCTGCGTCTGCGGCCAGAGCGGGGCAACCATcatgtgctgcagggagcactgtGACAGATGGTTCCACCTGCCCTGTACCAAGGAGGGCGGCTGTGTCAATGTATACGTTACTCCGTTCAG CTCTTTCTGCCCTGAGCACCGTCCAGAGCAGGTGGTGGAGGCGACTCCTGAGCCAGACACCGTTTGCCTcatctgcctggagcctgtggAGGACAGAAAGACCTTCACAACCCTGGTGTGCCCAACGTGCAAAAGGGCCTGGTTCCACAGGGACTGCATCCAG ggacaggcctTGCGCGCTGGTGCTATGTATTTCCAGTGCCCCCTGTGCAGAGACAGTGGGGAATTCCCTGTTGAAATGTTCATCCTAGGGATCCGAGTCCCCTTCAG ACAGCCAACATGGGAGGACAACGATGCCTTCGCAGATCTAGGAGTGAGGCACGGCCAGTGCAACGCCAAGGATTGCCTTTACCccagaggcagggaggaggcagaggaacaGGGGTAA